A stretch of the Bacillus anthracis str. Vollum genome encodes the following:
- a CDS encoding MTH1187 family thiamine-binding protein, which yields MSQQVTMSFSVVPQAKTKDVYSVVDKAIEVVQQSGVRYEVGAMETTLEGELDVLLDVVKRAQQACVDAGAEEVITSIKIHYRPSTGVTIDEKVWKYRDEYAKPEAI from the coding sequence ATGTCACAACAAGTTACAATGTCATTTTCAGTAGTACCACAAGCGAAAACAAAAGACGTATATTCTGTTGTTGATAAGGCAATTGAAGTTGTGCAACAATCGGGAGTTCGTTATGAAGTAGGGGCAATGGAAACAACGCTGGAAGGAGAATTAGATGTACTTCTTGATGTCGTTAAACGTGCGCAACAAGCTTGTGTGGATGCTGGAGCTGAAGAGGTGATTACTTCTATTAAAATCCACTATCGTCCAAGCACTGGTGTAACGATAGATGAAAAAGTTTGGAAGTACCGTGATGAATATGCAAAACCAGAAGCAATCTAA
- a CDS encoding ABC transporter permease gives MNMQNQKQSKIITTIWLILLIAIWEGSVSLFKIEPWILPKPSAIVQELIGMKDLLLPNTMQTLQEVIIGLFFAILIGTSIAILMDVIPLFRILINPLLVISQTIPIVVLAPLFIIWFGYGMLPKVMVVILVCFFPIALSILEGFQTVDKNMLKLLQTMKATKWQVYQKVKFPAVLPYFFSGLKIAVTYSVMGAIIGEWLGASEGLGVMLTRATKSFLTARVFGVAAIIVMVTLCLYFIVEFMARITAPWIYRKDGRK, from the coding sequence ATGAATATGCAAAACCAGAAGCAATCTAAAATAATTACAACAATTTGGCTTATCCTTCTCATTGCGATATGGGAAGGATCTGTGTCATTATTTAAAATCGAACCGTGGATTTTACCGAAGCCTTCTGCCATTGTTCAAGAATTAATTGGAATGAAAGATTTACTATTACCGAATACGATGCAAACACTGCAAGAGGTTATAATTGGACTGTTCTTTGCGATTTTAATTGGGACAAGCATTGCAATTCTTATGGACGTTATCCCTTTATTTCGTATTTTAATAAATCCGTTGCTTGTTATTTCGCAAACGATTCCAATCGTTGTACTTGCACCGTTATTTATTATTTGGTTTGGATATGGAATGCTACCGAAAGTAATGGTAGTCATACTCGTTTGTTTCTTCCCGATTGCGCTTAGCATTTTAGAAGGTTTTCAAACGGTAGATAAAAATATGTTGAAGTTGTTGCAAACGATGAAGGCAACGAAATGGCAAGTTTACCAGAAAGTAAAGTTTCCAGCAGTGCTTCCATATTTTTTCTCAGGTTTAAAAATTGCAGTTACATATAGCGTAATGGGAGCGATTATTGGAGAATGGCTCGGTGCCAGTGAAGGATTAGGAGTTATGCTTACAAGGGCTACGAAATCCTTTTTAACAGCCCGAGTATTTGGTGTTGCAGCGATTATTGTAATGGTGACATTATGTCTGTATTTTATCGTAGAGTTTATGGCAAGAATAACAGCACCATGGATATATAGAAAGGACGGCAGAAAATGA
- a CDS encoding ABC-F family ATP-binding cassette domain-containing protein yields the protein MSILTVENLSHSYGEKTILYNACFRLLKGEHVGVVGGNGIGKSTLLRILTGELIHDDGNIEWFPHVKIGFLQQHMDLQEGMTIEGYLQSAFADLYAIECEMLKIAEEMNGAGEVEKLLVKYGELQTILESSNFYHIHAEVEEVAIGLGLFEIGLKKDVSKLSGGQRTKLLLGKLLLEKADVLLLDEPTNYLDTAHIEWLQSYLRLYEKAYVIISHDELFLNSITNVIFHLEGGKVKRYVGNYEKFVQSYQVQKKQLQSAYVKQQKEISQLETFIQKNKIRKAKQAKSREKVLEKMQRIEKIHPVPRSRFDFNVYEEPVSRILQAEKLRIGYSDPLCPELNLQVKKGEKIAIIGHNGIGKTTMLKTLLGQIKPLSGSISVGERVNPAYFAQEEFASETTPLEKVWAERPDMTKKEVRQALAKCGLKEEHVLKPIRLLSGGEQTKVRLCELIVTRSNVLILDEPTNHLDIETKKSLQEALQQYKGTVLLVSHEPSFYEAWITKVWNIEEWNAEQYE from the coding sequence ATGAGTATATTAACGGTAGAAAATTTAAGTCATTCGTATGGTGAGAAAACCATTTTATATAATGCATGTTTTCGACTATTGAAGGGCGAGCATGTTGGGGTAGTAGGGGGAAATGGAATTGGAAAATCAACATTGCTAAGGATTTTAACAGGAGAACTTATACATGATGATGGGAATATTGAATGGTTTCCTCATGTGAAGATAGGTTTTTTACAGCAGCATATGGATTTACAAGAAGGGATGACAATTGAGGGATACTTGCAAAGTGCATTTGCTGATTTGTATGCGATTGAATGCGAAATGTTAAAAATTGCTGAAGAAATGAATGGAGCAGGAGAAGTAGAAAAACTGTTAGTAAAGTATGGAGAATTACAAACTATATTGGAAAGCTCTAATTTCTATCACATTCATGCAGAAGTTGAAGAAGTAGCAATCGGTTTAGGTTTATTTGAAATAGGTTTGAAAAAGGATGTATCGAAGTTAAGTGGGGGACAGCGAACAAAGTTATTACTTGGGAAGCTTCTTTTAGAAAAAGCTGATGTTTTATTACTAGATGAGCCAACAAATTATTTAGACACAGCCCATATAGAATGGTTGCAATCGTATTTGAGACTATATGAAAAAGCTTATGTAATCATTTCGCATGACGAATTATTTTTGAACAGTATTACAAATGTTATTTTTCATCTAGAAGGAGGGAAAGTGAAGCGATACGTAGGAAACTATGAAAAGTTTGTACAAAGTTATCAAGTGCAAAAGAAACAATTACAATCGGCGTATGTGAAACAACAAAAAGAAATCTCTCAGTTAGAAACATTTATTCAAAAAAATAAAATTCGTAAAGCGAAACAGGCTAAAAGTCGAGAGAAAGTATTGGAGAAAATGCAAAGGATTGAAAAGATTCATCCTGTACCTCGATCCCGTTTTGATTTCAATGTTTATGAGGAGCCGGTGAGTCGTATATTGCAAGCTGAGAAACTAAGGATAGGTTATAGTGATCCGTTATGCCCAGAGTTGAATTTACAAGTGAAAAAAGGAGAGAAGATAGCGATTATTGGTCATAATGGAATTGGAAAAACGACGATGTTAAAAACATTATTAGGTCAAATTAAGCCGCTAAGCGGTTCAATTTCTGTTGGAGAACGAGTAAATCCTGCGTATTTTGCCCAGGAAGAGTTTGCTTCAGAAACAACACCCTTAGAGAAAGTTTGGGCAGAGCGACCAGATATGACAAAGAAAGAAGTGCGCCAAGCATTAGCAAAGTGTGGATTGAAAGAAGAACACGTATTAAAACCTATTCGTTTATTAAGCGGCGGAGAACAAACGAAAGTACGTTTATGCGAACTTATTGTAACGAGAAGTAATGTTTTAATTTTAGATGAACCAACTAATCATTTGGATATAGAAACAAAGAAGTCTTTGCAGGAAGCGTTACAACAATATAAAGGAACAGTTTTACTTGTTTCACATGAGCCTTCTTTTTATGAAGCATGGATAACAAAAGTATGGAATATAGAAGAATGGAACGCTGAACAATATGAATAA
- a CDS encoding ABC transporter substrate-binding protein → MKKGLKVMLAALLAVGVAGCNPAKKEESASKDQKVKVVLDWFPNTNHTGLYVAQAKDYYKKQGLDVEIIQPGDNVTAEQMIASGKADFAISAQENVTLARVEGIPVVSVGAIIQHNTSAFASLKKDNMTSPKDFEGKRYGGWGGPAEEATLKTIMDKHQADFNKVEKIILGQTDFFKSIGRDADFEWIYYGWDGIEAKRQGKELNTIMVKDLDPALDFYSPVMITSEKHTKQDKDFVKKFMSATTEGYNFAIKEPKEAADILIKAVPDVNKDLVQESQKWLSTKYQDDAKAWGVQKEEVWTNYMNFLYDNKVIKKKIDVKDAFTNEFLPSEK, encoded by the coding sequence ATGAAAAAAGGTTTAAAAGTTATGTTGGCTGCCTTATTAGCAGTAGGTGTGGCTGGATGTAATCCGGCGAAGAAAGAAGAAAGTGCAAGTAAAGATCAAAAAGTAAAAGTCGTATTAGATTGGTTTCCGAATACGAATCATACCGGCTTATATGTAGCACAAGCGAAAGATTATTATAAAAAGCAAGGCTTAGATGTAGAAATCATTCAGCCTGGTGATAATGTGACGGCGGAGCAAATGATAGCTTCAGGAAAAGCTGACTTCGCAATAAGCGCACAAGAAAATGTAACGTTGGCTCGTGTGGAAGGTATTCCTGTTGTATCTGTAGGGGCGATTATTCAGCATAATACTTCAGCTTTTGCATCGCTTAAGAAAGATAATATGACGTCACCGAAAGATTTTGAAGGGAAACGTTACGGTGGCTGGGGAGGACCAGCGGAAGAAGCGACATTAAAGACTATTATGGATAAGCACCAAGCTGATTTTAATAAAGTTGAAAAAATCATTTTAGGACAAACAGATTTCTTTAAATCAATTGGTCGTGATGCAGATTTTGAATGGATTTATTATGGATGGGATGGAATTGAAGCGAAGCGCCAAGGAAAAGAGTTAAATACGATTATGGTGAAAGACTTAGATCCAGCGCTTGATTTCTATAGTCCTGTTATGATTACGAGTGAAAAACATACGAAGCAAGATAAAGACTTTGTGAAAAAGTTTATGAGCGCAACGACAGAGGGTTATAATTTCGCAATTAAAGAGCCGAAAGAAGCTGCTGATATTTTAATTAAAGCTGTTCCAGATGTAAATAAAGATTTAGTACAAGAAAGTCAAAAATGGTTAAGTACGAAGTATCAAGATGATGCAAAAGCGTGGGGAGTACAGAAGGAAGAAGTTTGGACGAATTACATGAATTTCTTATATGATAACAAAGTTATTAAGAAGAAAATTGATGTGAAAGATGCCTTTACAAATGAGTTCCTTCCAAGTGAAAAATGA
- a CDS encoding ABC transporter ATP-binding protein, whose protein sequence is MRGLQIKDIVKSFDGNNVLANISASIREGEFVSFVGPSGCGKSTLLNMIANVENPTSGSVTYNDKHIQEQDVVSYMPQQDLLLPWRSALQNIVLPLEIEGKPKKQRLTEGMEALKQFELDEYADHYPDELSGGMRQRISFLRTYLCEKPIMLLDEPFGKLDAFTKMEVHSWLLNSWHQEKQTIVMVTHDLDEAILLSDRVFILSQRPASIVGEVQVKLPRPRTMDMLTSIELKKDKEEILRVLAPYMKK, encoded by the coding sequence ATGAGAGGATTACAAATAAAAGATATTGTGAAATCTTTCGATGGAAACAATGTATTAGCAAATATTAGTGCTTCTATACGAGAGGGAGAGTTCGTTTCCTTTGTAGGACCGAGTGGTTGCGGGAAAAGCACACTATTAAATATGATCGCAAATGTTGAAAATCCAACAAGTGGAAGTGTAACGTATAACGATAAGCACATACAAGAGCAAGATGTTGTAAGTTATATGCCGCAACAGGATTTATTACTACCGTGGCGATCAGCTTTACAAAATATCGTTCTTCCGTTAGAAATTGAAGGGAAGCCGAAAAAACAAAGGCTGACAGAAGGAATGGAAGCATTAAAGCAGTTTGAACTAGATGAATATGCAGACCATTATCCAGATGAATTGTCTGGAGGGATGCGTCAAAGAATTAGTTTTCTGCGCACATATTTATGTGAAAAGCCAATTATGTTACTTGATGAGCCTTTTGGTAAATTAGATGCTTTTACAAAAATGGAAGTACATAGCTGGCTTTTAAACTCTTGGCACCAAGAGAAGCAAACAATCGTTATGGTTACACACGACTTAGATGAGGCAATCTTGCTTTCGGATCGCGTATTTATTTTATCTCAAAGACCAGCATCAATAGTTGGTGAGGTACAAGTGAAATTACCTAGGCCGAGAACGATGGATATGTTAACATCAATTGAGTTAAAGAAGGATAAGGAAGAAATTCTGAGAGTATTAGCTCCTTATATGAAAAAATAG
- a CDS encoding DUF1992 domain-containing protein, protein MDVFLNIAEEKIRQAIRNGDLDNIPGKGKPLQLEDLSMVPPELRMSYKILKNAGMIPPEMELQKDILKIEDLIACCYDEEERKKLQQELTAKTLRFQQVMEKRKIKDSSAFRMYQDKVFHKLR, encoded by the coding sequence GTGGATGTGTTTTTGAATATTGCTGAAGAAAAAATTCGACAAGCAATACGGAATGGTGATCTCGATAATATTCCGGGAAAAGGAAAACCACTACAATTAGAAGATCTTTCAATGGTACCTCCAGAACTTAGAATGAGTTATAAAATTTTAAAAAATGCGGGAATGATCCCCCCAGAAATGGAACTACAAAAAGATATATTAAAAATAGAGGATTTAATTGCTTGCTGTTATGATGAAGAAGAGAGAAAAAAATTACAACAAGAGTTAACGGCAAAAACACTACGTTTTCAGCAAGTAATGGAAAAAAGAAAGATTAAAGATAGTTCAGCATTTCGTATGTATCAAGATAAAGTATTTCATAAACTACGTTAA
- a CDS encoding TetR/AcrR family transcriptional regulator yields MRRSAEEIKKEIAYKAEILFSQKGYAATSMEEICEITERSKGSIYYHFKSKEELFLFVVKQHTYDWLEKWNEKEKLYSTSTEKLYALAEYHVEDIQQPISNAIEEFSMSQVVSKEILDEMLALTRESYVMFETLIEAGIQSGEFREDNTRDLMYIVNGLLSGLGVLYYELDYKELKRIYKKAIDVLLKGMAAE; encoded by the coding sequence ATGAGAAGAAGTGCAGAAGAGATAAAGAAAGAAATTGCATATAAAGCAGAAATTTTATTTTCACAGAAGGGCTATGCAGCCACATCTATGGAAGAGATTTGTGAAATTACAGAGCGAAGTAAAGGAAGCATTTATTATCACTTTAAAAGTAAAGAAGAATTATTTTTATTTGTAGTAAAGCAGCATACGTATGATTGGCTTGAAAAATGGAATGAAAAAGAGAAGTTGTATAGTACTAGCACTGAGAAATTGTATGCCTTAGCAGAATATCATGTAGAGGATATACAACAACCTATTTCTAATGCAATAGAAGAATTTTCTATGAGCCAAGTTGTAAGCAAAGAAATTTTGGATGAAATGTTAGCTTTAACTAGAGAATCGTATGTTATGTTTGAGACATTAATTGAAGCAGGCATACAGTCTGGAGAGTTTCGTGAAGATAATACGCGCGATCTTATGTATATTGTGAATGGATTATTATCAGGGCTGGGAGTACTTTATTACGAGTTAGATTATAAAGAACTGAAACGTATTTATAAAAAGGCGATAGATGTATTGTTAAAAGGAATGGCAGCTGAATAA
- a CDS encoding glycosyl hydrolase family 18 protein: MKSKKFTLLLLSLLLFLPLFLTNFITPNVVLADSQKQDQKIVGYFPSWGIYGRNYQVADIDASKLTHLNYAFADICWNGKHGNPSTHPDNPNKQTWNCKESGVPLQNKEVPNGTLVLGEPWADVTKSYPGSGTTWEDCDKYARCGNFGELKRLKAKYPHLKTIISVGGWTWSNRFSDMAADEKTRKVFADSTVDFLREYGFDGVDLDWEYPGVETIPGGSYRPEDKQNFTLLLQDVRNALTKAGAEDGKQYLLTIASGASQRYADHTELKKISQILDWINIMTYDFHGGWEATSNHNAALYKDPNDPAADTKFYVDGAIDIYTNEGVPADKLVLGVPFYGRGWKSCGKENNGQYQPCKPGSDGKLASKGTWDDYSTGDTGVYDYGDLAANYVNKNGFVRGWNDVAKVPYLYNATTGTFISYDDNESMKYKTDYIKTKGLSGAMFWELSGDCRTSPKYSCSGPKLLDTLVKELLGGPITQKDIEPPTNVKNIAVTNKNSNSVQLNWTASTDNVGVTEYEITAGEEKWSTTTNSIAIKNLKPNTEYTFSILAKDAAGNKSQPTSILVKTDDANTTPPGGNSNATFSVTSNWGSGYNFSIVIKNSGTTPIKNWKLEFDYNGNLTQVWDSKISSKINNHYVITNAGWNGEIPPGGSITIGGAGTGTPAELVNASISEN; encoded by the coding sequence ATGAAATCAAAAAAATTCACACTGCTATTACTATCCCTACTACTCTTCTTACCTCTTTTTCTCACAAACTTTATTACTCCAAATGTCGTATTAGCAGATTCACAAAAGCAAGATCAAAAAATTGTTGGGTATTTTCCTTCATGGGGCATTTACGGACGTAATTATCAAGTTGCAGACATTGATGCATCAAAGCTAACTCATTTAAACTATGCTTTCGCTGATATTTGCTGGAATGGAAAACATGGAAATCCTTCTACTCACCCCGATAATCCAAATAAACAAACGTGGAACTGTAAAGAATCTGGTGTACCACTGCAAAATAAAGAGGTCCCTAATGGTACTCTCGTACTCGGTGAGCCATGGGCTGATGTCACAAAATCTTATCCTGGCTCAGGTACAACTTGGGAAGATTGTGATAAATACGCACGCTGCGGAAATTTCGGCGAACTGAAACGATTAAAAGCTAAGTATCCTCACCTAAAAACAATTATTTCCGTTGGTGGCTGGACTTGGTCTAACCGCTTTTCTGACATGGCCGCTGATGAAAAAACAAGAAAAGTATTCGCTGATTCTACAGTCGATTTCCTACGCGAATATGGATTTGATGGCGTTGATTTAGATTGGGAATATCCGGGCGTAGAAACGATTCCTGGTGGTAGTTATCGCCCTGAAGATAAACAAAACTTCACCCTACTCCTTCAGGATGTTCGAAATGCATTAACGAAAGCTGGTGCAGAAGATGGTAAACAATATTTACTAACAATTGCATCAGGTGCAAGCCAACGTTATGCTGATCATACAGAGCTAAAGAAAATCTCTCAAATACTGGATTGGATTAATATTATGACATATGATTTCCACGGTGGATGGGAAGCTACTTCTAACCATAATGCAGCTCTATACAAAGATCCAAATGATCCAGCAGCGGATACGAAATTTTACGTAGATGGTGCGATAGACATTTATACAAATGAAGGGGTTCCAGCAGATAAACTCGTATTAGGTGTACCATTTTACGGACGCGGGTGGAAAAGTTGTGGAAAAGAAAATAACGGACAATACCAACCTTGTAAACCAGGTAGCGATGGAAAGCTCGCTTCTAAAGGTACTTGGGATGACTATTCTACCGGCGATACAGGTGTGTACGATTATGGTGATTTAGCAGCTAATTATGTTAATAAAAATGGTTTTGTTCGCGGATGGAACGATGTGGCGAAAGTACCTTATTTATATAATGCAACTACAGGCACATTTATTAGCTATGATGACAACGAATCTATGAAATATAAAACAGACTATATAAAGACAAAAGGTTTAAGTGGCGCAATGTTTTGGGAGCTTAGTGGTGACTGTCGCACAAGTCCAAAATATAGTTGTAGTGGACCAAAATTACTTGATACGTTAGTAAAAGAATTACTAGGTGGACCTATTACTCAAAAAGATATTGAGCCACCAACAAACGTAAAAAATATTGCTGTAACAAATAAAAATTCAAACTCAGTTCAATTAAACTGGACGGCATCTACTGATAACGTAGGAGTTACGGAATATGAAATTACTGCTGGAGAAGAGAAATGGAGTACAACAACAAATAGCATTGCAATTAAAAACTTAAAACCTAATACAGAATACACATTTTCAATACTAGCAAAAGATGCTGCTGGGAATAAATCACAGCCTACTTCTATTCTTGTAAAAACAGATGATGCCAACACAACACCTCCTGGTGGAAATAGCAATGCTACCTTTTCAGTCACTTCAAATTGGGGAAGTGGTTACAACTTCTCGATTGTAATTAAAAATAGTGGAACGACCCCTATTAAAAACTGGAAATTAGAATTTGATTATAACGGCAATTTAACACAAGTTTGGGATTCTAAAATTAGTAGTAAAATAAATAATCATTACGTAATTACGAATGCAGGATGGAATGGTGAAATTCCTCCTGGTGGATCAATTACAATCGGAGGGGCAGGAACAGGCACTCCTGCTGAACTTGTAAATGCATCCATTAGCGAAAACTAA
- a CDS encoding methyl-accepting chemotaxis protein produces MKKYWHKLSFLQKNVLLTVLVILTLVGTMGALSFNMFQNSMMSIFERHSFETGDTVLHKLDEEIVRDVTKDPVAQREKREKLTEKLDEATEELNSVGQTYIVGAKKNEKGELLIVDLSTDLANVVEVRPGEYYKQLDLWMEAYDKVMSTKKANMTVVYEDLLGTWVTILEPIKDGEGNIVAIVAADVDASIVPSTKEKFIIQGLMFICISVLIATVIQFLIVRNALAPLRDLREGLRRVGEGDLNIKLEERSDDIGIINSYFNNTIEKFKGIIDKVKQTAEQVSSSSQELSVSTKENSMAVQEIVSSMVELRAGAQLQETSVPQYLGIVYEVEDKMEEITNAAKQMEKVSEGIEHHSVKGNGVTKQAINQMNIIQNAVQDLSSIIYSLEVRSKEISDIVTVITSISNQTNSLALHATIEASRAEETGEGFAVVADEVRKLAEQMEASAKDIANLIRETQAGTEEAVVSIRKASKEVESGMKLVEMNGAFFEEISKSAQSVTNQVRVVSSNSSDILQNSQNIVRVVNELSLIANTYTNSSSNVEESMKEQEMSVQDIAELASSLSWLSQELQELIGEFKS; encoded by the coding sequence ATGAAAAAATATTGGCACAAGCTATCATTTCTTCAAAAGAATGTATTGTTAACTGTGTTAGTTATTTTGACGCTTGTTGGTACTATGGGAGCGTTAAGTTTTAACATGTTTCAAAATAGCATGATGTCTATATTTGAAAGGCATTCTTTTGAAACAGGAGATACGGTATTACATAAATTAGACGAAGAAATAGTGAGAGATGTTACAAAAGACCCAGTGGCACAAAGAGAAAAGAGAGAGAAGTTAACAGAGAAATTAGATGAAGCAACGGAAGAATTGAATAGTGTTGGACAAACGTATATTGTTGGAGCAAAAAAAAATGAAAAAGGTGAGTTACTAATCGTCGACTTGTCTACAGACTTAGCAAATGTTGTTGAAGTAAGGCCGGGAGAATATTATAAACAACTAGATCTTTGGATGGAAGCATACGATAAGGTAATGAGCACGAAAAAAGCAAACATGACAGTAGTATATGAAGATCTATTAGGAACATGGGTAACGATATTAGAGCCAATTAAAGATGGAGAAGGAAATATTGTGGCAATTGTTGCAGCCGATGTAGATGCCTCTATTGTTCCTAGTACAAAGGAAAAGTTCATTATACAAGGTTTAATGTTTATTTGTATTTCTGTTTTAATTGCAACTGTTATTCAATTCTTAATTGTACGTAATGCACTTGCTCCATTGCGAGATTTACGTGAAGGATTGCGCAGAGTTGGTGAAGGTGATTTAAATATTAAATTAGAGGAAAGATCAGATGATATTGGTATTATTAATTCTTATTTTAATAATACCATCGAGAAGTTTAAAGGAATTATAGATAAAGTGAAGCAGACAGCAGAACAGGTTTCCTCATCTTCACAAGAATTGTCAGTGAGTACGAAAGAGAATAGTATGGCAGTTCAAGAAATCGTAAGTTCTATGGTTGAGTTAAGAGCTGGCGCTCAGTTACAAGAAACTTCAGTACCACAGTATTTAGGTATTGTATATGAAGTGGAAGATAAGATGGAAGAGATAACGAATGCGGCAAAACAAATGGAGAAAGTGTCTGAAGGTATAGAGCATCATTCAGTTAAAGGAAACGGTGTTACTAAACAGGCAATTAATCAAATGAATATAATACAAAATGCAGTACAAGATTTATCTTCTATCATTTATTCTTTGGAAGTAAGATCAAAAGAAATTAGTGATATTGTAACTGTAATTACAAGTATTTCAAATCAAACTAATTCGCTAGCTTTACACGCTACTATTGAAGCTTCACGTGCTGAGGAAACTGGAGAGGGATTTGCCGTTGTTGCTGATGAAGTGCGTAAATTAGCAGAGCAGATGGAAGCATCAGCAAAAGATATAGCAAATTTAATAAGGGAAACACAAGCTGGTACGGAAGAAGCTGTTGTTTCAATACGAAAAGCTTCAAAAGAAGTAGAATCTGGGATGAAACTTGTTGAAATGAATGGTGCTTTCTTTGAGGAAATTTCAAAATCAGCACAATCTGTTACAAATCAAGTTAGAGTTGTTTCTAGCAATTCAAGTGATATATTGCAAAATAGCCAAAATATTGTTCGTGTTGTAAATGAACTATCACTTATCGCAAATACGTATACAAATAGTAGTAGTAATGTTGAAGAAAGTATGAAAGAACAGGAAATGTCTGTACAAGATATTGCTGAATTAGCCAGTTCTTTAAGCTGGCTTTCACAGGAGTTACAAGAGTTAATTGGGGAGTTCAAAAGTTAA
- a CDS encoding MFS transporter, which produces MNALFKNRAFMLVMASDILQQFAIWIRNMALLYFIMERTNNDPVSVSLLSVMEYAPIFIFSFIGGALADRWNPKRTMVAGDVLSVLSIIGIVLLLKLDYWQAIFFATLISAIVGQFSQPSSSRIFKRYVKEEQVANAIAFNQTLQSLFMIFGPVVGSLVYTQLGLFTSLYSLIILFLLSAIALSFLPKWVEQEQVARDSLKNDIKEGWKYVLHTKNLRMITITFTIMGLAVGLTNPLEVFLVIERLGMEKEAVQYLAAADGIGMLIGGIVAAVFASKVNPKKMFVFGMSILAMSFLVEGLSTSFWITSFMRFGTGICLACVNIVVGTLMIQLVPENMVGRVNGTILPLFMGAMLIGTALAGGLKEMTSLVIVFCIAMALILLAIGPVLRMQIKKEDVTTKEELTNSLASK; this is translated from the coding sequence ATGAACGCTTTATTTAAAAATCGAGCATTTATGCTCGTTATGGCATCGGATATTTTACAACAATTTGCAATTTGGATCAGAAATATGGCCCTTTTGTATTTCATAATGGAGCGAACGAATAATGATCCAGTTTCAGTTTCGTTGTTATCGGTTATGGAATATGCACCTATCTTTATTTTCTCGTTTATTGGTGGTGCACTAGCTGATCGTTGGAATCCGAAAAGAACGATGGTTGCTGGAGATGTGTTAAGTGTACTATCTATCATAGGTATTGTCTTGTTGTTAAAGCTGGATTATTGGCAGGCTATATTTTTTGCAACACTCATTTCCGCGATTGTAGGCCAGTTTTCTCAGCCATCATCTTCGCGTATATTTAAGCGCTACGTAAAGGAAGAACAGGTAGCAAATGCGATTGCATTTAACCAAACATTACAGTCATTATTTATGATTTTTGGACCAGTGGTAGGATCGCTTGTGTATACACAACTTGGTTTATTTACGTCACTATATAGCTTAATCATTTTATTTTTGTTATCTGCTATCGCTCTTTCATTTTTACCGAAATGGGTTGAACAAGAGCAAGTGGCAAGAGATTCATTAAAAAATGATATAAAAGAGGGTTGGAAATACGTTCTTCATACGAAAAATTTACGTATGATTACAATCACTTTCACCATTATGGGCTTAGCTGTTGGACTAACGAATCCGTTAGAGGTGTTTCTTGTAATAGAACGCCTTGGAATGGAAAAGGAAGCAGTTCAATATTTAGCTGCAGCTGATGGAATAGGTATGTTAATTGGTGGTATTGTTGCTGCAGTGTTTGCTTCAAAGGTGAATCCAAAAAAGATGTTTGTATTCGGCATGAGCATATTAGCGATGTCATTTTTAGTAGAAGGGCTATCTACATCATTTTGGATTACTAGTTTCATGAGATTTGGAACAGGTATTTGTTTAGCTTGCGTTAATATCGTTGTCGGTACGCTTATGATTCAACTTGTACCAGAAAATATGGTTGGAAGAGTAAATGGAACAATTTTACCGCTGTTTATGGGAGCTATGCTAATTGGTACTGCTTTAGCTGGAGGATTAAAGGAAATGACATCACTGGTTATTGTATTTTGTATAGCAATGGCACTTATTTTATTAGCAATAGGGCCAGTTCTACGCATGCAAATAAAGAAAGAAGATGTCACTACTAAAGAGGAACTAACAAATTCGTTAGCGTCGAAATAA
- a CDS encoding thioredoxin family protein, whose product MKKFETIEELATYIEEQQLVLLFIKTENCGVCDVMLRNVNYVLENYDYVEKIEILLQDMQEVAGRYAVFTGPTILLFHNGKEILRESRFISLENLERTIQLFEE is encoded by the coding sequence ATGAAAAAATTTGAAACGATAGAAGAATTAGCAACATATATTGAAGAACAACAATTAGTACTTTTATTTATTAAAACGGAAAATTGTGGTGTTTGTGATGTCATGTTAAGGAACGTAAATTACGTATTAGAGAATTATGATTACGTAGAGAAAATAGAGATATTACTGCAAGACATGCAAGAGGTTGCAGGGCGATATGCAGTATTTACTGGACCGACAATTTTATTATTTCATAATGGAAAAGAGATTCTTCGTGAATCGCGCTTCATTTCGCTTGAAAATCTAGAGAGAACCATTCAATTATTCGAGGAATAA